One window of the Pseudarthrobacter sp. ATCC 49987 genome contains the following:
- a CDS encoding GNAT family N-acetyltransferase: protein MTELARYWPPFGLTLTTPRLALRPIRDEEIPVAVQAALSGIHEPGRSPFSRPWAEAPPEELGPNMAQWYWRCRGNMSPQEWTLLLGIWHEDEFIGCQDIEARDFATLKTVSTGSWLKQSVHGRGLGKEMRAAVALYAFDWLGAEVAESEAAAWNQQSLGVSRSLGYELNGVTRVTWGGQRQEAQKVRLTPATFNRPDWHLQVQGHDPTAKYLGIQE from the coding sequence ATGACTGAACTCGCCCGCTACTGGCCGCCCTTCGGCCTCACCCTGACCACACCACGCCTGGCGCTGCGGCCCATCCGCGACGAGGAGATCCCCGTGGCGGTGCAGGCGGCCCTGAGCGGCATCCACGAGCCGGGCCGCAGCCCGTTCAGCCGGCCCTGGGCCGAGGCCCCGCCGGAGGAGCTCGGTCCGAATATGGCGCAGTGGTACTGGCGCTGCCGCGGGAACATGTCGCCGCAGGAATGGACCCTGCTGCTGGGCATCTGGCACGAGGACGAGTTCATCGGCTGCCAGGACATCGAGGCCAGGGACTTCGCCACCCTGAAAACGGTGAGCACCGGATCCTGGCTCAAACAAAGCGTGCACGGCCGCGGACTCGGCAAGGAGATGCGCGCCGCCGTCGCCCTCTATGCCTTCGACTGGCTCGGCGCGGAGGTCGCGGAATCCGAGGCGGCCGCCTGGAACCAGCAGTCCCTCGGCGTCTCCCGTTCTCTCGGCTACGAACTCAACGGCGTCACCCGCGTCACTTGGGGCGGCCAGCGCCAGGAAGCCCAAAAAGTCCGCCTCACCCCCGCCACGTTCAACCGCCCCGACTGGCACCTGCAAGTGCAAGGCCACGACCCCACGGCAAAATACCTGGGGATCCAGGAATAA
- a CDS encoding PhoH family protein, translated as MAISEQLPDVVTDQGQKATSRAKRATSKTGAAEIDAAAGLAVSGEGTASMEPARSFVIDTSVLLSDPRALLRFAEHEVILPIVVITELEGKRHDPELGYFARKALRLLDDLRVEHGGLDRPIPLGHDGGTLMVELNHISAEVLPAGFRGGDNDSRILAVAKNLANEGRDVTVVSKDLPMRVKASAMGLQADEYRNELVKDSGWTGVAEIDASEEEVSTLYGHEPVFIPEAAEMPTNTGLVLLSQRGSALGRVGADKQVRLVKGDRDVFGLHGRSAEQRLAIDLLMDPSVGIVSLGGRAGTGKSALALCAGLEAVLERQEHRKVIVFRPLYAVGGQELGYLPGSEAEKMNPWAQAVFDTLGALVSQEVVEEVMDRGMLEVMPLTHIRGRSLHDAFVIVDEAQSLEKNVLLTVMSRIGQNSKIVLTHDVAQRDNLRVGRHDGVAAVVETLKGHPLFGHVTLTRSERSPIAALVTELLEGAEI; from the coding sequence GTGGCTATTTCTGAACAACTGCCCGACGTCGTGACCGACCAGGGACAGAAAGCTACCTCTCGCGCCAAGCGAGCCACCTCAAAGACCGGTGCAGCGGAGATTGACGCTGCGGCCGGTCTTGCTGTTTCCGGGGAAGGGACAGCAAGTATGGAACCGGCCCGGAGCTTCGTGATCGACACCTCGGTGCTGCTCTCGGACCCGCGGGCGCTGCTGCGCTTCGCGGAGCATGAAGTGATCCTGCCGATCGTCGTCATCACCGAACTCGAAGGCAAGCGGCACGATCCCGAGCTCGGCTATTTCGCCCGCAAGGCACTCAGGCTCCTGGACGACCTGCGGGTGGAACACGGCGGGCTCGACCGCCCCATCCCCCTCGGGCACGACGGCGGCACGCTCATGGTGGAGCTGAACCACATCTCCGCCGAGGTGCTCCCCGCAGGCTTCCGCGGCGGGGACAACGACAGCCGGATCCTCGCCGTCGCCAAGAACCTCGCCAACGAAGGGCGGGACGTCACGGTGGTGTCCAAGGACCTTCCGATGCGCGTCAAGGCCTCGGCCATGGGGCTGCAGGCCGACGAGTACCGCAACGAACTCGTCAAGGACTCGGGCTGGACCGGCGTCGCGGAAATCGACGCGAGCGAGGAGGAAGTCTCCACCCTCTACGGCCACGAGCCCGTCTTCATCCCGGAGGCGGCCGAGATGCCGACGAACACCGGCCTGGTGCTCCTCTCTCAGCGGGGCTCTGCGCTGGGCCGGGTAGGCGCCGACAAGCAGGTCCGGCTGGTGAAGGGCGACCGCGACGTGTTCGGTCTGCACGGGCGGTCGGCCGAACAGCGGCTGGCGATCGACCTGCTGATGGACCCCTCCGTGGGCATTGTGTCCCTCGGCGGCCGCGCCGGCACGGGAAAGTCCGCGCTGGCCCTGTGCGCGGGCCTCGAAGCCGTCCTGGAGCGCCAGGAACACCGCAAGGTCATCGTCTTCCGGCCGCTCTACGCGGTGGGCGGGCAGGAGCTCGGCTACCTGCCCGGCTCCGAGGCGGAGAAAATGAACCCGTGGGCGCAGGCCGTCTTCGACACGCTCGGCGCCCTGGTCAGCCAGGAGGTCGTGGAGGAAGTGATGGACCGCGGCATGCTCGAGGTGATGCCGCTGACCCACATCCGGGGCCGGTCGCTGCATGACGCGTTCGTGATCGTGGATGAGGCCCAGTCGCTGGAGAAGAACGTGCTGCTGACCGTCATGAGCCGGATCGGGCAGAACTCCAAGATCGTCCTGACCCACGACGTCGCCCAGCGCGACAACCTCCGGGTCGGCCGGCACGACGGCGTGGCCGCCGTCGTCGAGACGCTCAAGGGGCATCCGCTCTTCGGCCACGTCACCCTCACGCGTTCGGAGCGCTCGCCGATCGCTGCGCTTGTTACGGAGTTGCTCGAGGGGGCGGAGATCTAA
- a CDS encoding isoprenyl transferase: protein MEMPGFLYGFYERKLQRSLDPERIPRHIGVMVDGNRRWARQFNAPTSQGHQAGADKIHEFLGWCQELGVKVVTLYMLSTDNMNRSSEELDLLMAIIANTLDRLDEDAEISVHAMGAPELLPDYLAARLNRLTARTPTREKLHVNVAVGYGGRREIVDAVRELLHDAVARGADIGKLADELSVDDISRFLYTRGQPDPDLVIRTSGEQRLSGFLMWQSAYSEFYFCEALWPAFRKVDFLRALRDYAGRQRRYGS, encoded by the coding sequence ATGGAAATGCCCGGGTTCCTCTATGGCTTCTACGAGCGCAAACTCCAGCGCTCGCTGGACCCGGAGCGCATCCCCCGGCATATCGGCGTCATGGTGGACGGCAACCGCCGCTGGGCCCGGCAGTTCAACGCCCCCACCAGCCAGGGCCACCAGGCCGGGGCCGACAAGATCCACGAGTTCCTTGGCTGGTGCCAGGAACTGGGCGTCAAAGTGGTCACCCTCTACATGCTCTCCACGGACAACATGAACCGCTCGAGCGAAGAACTCGACCTCCTCATGGCGATCATCGCCAACACGCTGGACCGGCTGGACGAGGACGCCGAAATCTCGGTCCATGCCATGGGCGCCCCGGAACTGCTGCCTGACTACCTCGCCGCACGGCTCAACCGGCTCACGGCCCGGACCCCGACGCGCGAGAAACTCCACGTCAATGTCGCCGTCGGCTACGGCGGACGCCGCGAAATCGTCGACGCCGTCCGCGAACTGCTGCACGACGCCGTCGCGCGCGGTGCGGACATCGGAAAACTGGCCGACGAACTGAGCGTCGACGACATCTCACGATTCCTCTACACGCGCGGCCAGCCCGATCCGGACCTCGTGATCAGGACCTCCGGGGAGCAGCGGCTCTCCGGCTTCCTGATGTGGCAAAGCGCGTACAGCGAGTTCTATTTCTGCGAAGCCCTGTGGCCCGCCTTCCGGAAAGTGGACTTCCTCCGGGCCCTCCGCGACTACGCCGGCAGGCAGCGCCGTTACGGTTCCTGA
- the trhA gene encoding PAQR family membrane homeostasis protein TrhA gives MDSNTPEPRPEHPPDRGTGPIDDAAVRLAELLMIKPKWRGWIHTVTAPLALAAGLVLVILAPTPDLKIACAIYAFTGVLLFGISAIYHRGNWSPRVKIVLKRLDHTNIMLVIAGSYTPLAWALLDRPKAELLLWVIWTGAILGVLFRLLWTHAPRWLYVPIYIALGCGALFYLPDFFAANVASAVLICVGGALYITGAIFYALKKPNFSYEHFGFHELFHALTVFAFAAHYIAIAIAVLS, from the coding sequence ATGGACAGCAACACCCCCGAGCCCCGGCCCGAGCATCCCCCGGACCGTGGAACCGGCCCGATAGACGACGCTGCCGTCCGGCTGGCCGAGCTCCTGATGATCAAACCCAAGTGGCGCGGATGGATCCACACCGTGACGGCTCCGCTGGCGCTGGCCGCCGGCCTGGTGCTGGTGATTCTGGCGCCGACACCGGACCTGAAGATCGCCTGCGCCATCTATGCGTTCACCGGGGTGCTGTTGTTCGGCATCAGTGCCATCTACCACCGCGGCAACTGGTCGCCGCGGGTCAAGATCGTGCTGAAGCGGCTGGACCACACGAACATCATGCTGGTGATCGCCGGCAGCTACACGCCGCTGGCCTGGGCACTCCTGGACCGGCCCAAGGCCGAACTCCTCCTGTGGGTGATCTGGACCGGCGCCATCCTGGGCGTGCTGTTCCGGCTGCTGTGGACCCATGCCCCGCGCTGGCTCTACGTGCCGATCTACATCGCCCTGGGGTGCGGCGCGCTGTTCTACCTCCCGGACTTCTTCGCCGCCAATGTTGCCTCCGCCGTGCTGATCTGCGTCGGCGGCGCCCTCTACATCACCGGCGCCATCTTCTACGCGCTGAAGAAGCCAAACTTCAGCTACGAACACTTCGGTTTCCACGAACTTTTCCACGCCCTTACGGTCTTCGCCTTCGCCGCGCACTACATTGCGATTGCCATCGCCGTCCTGAGCTGA
- a CDS encoding thioredoxin domain-containing protein — protein sequence MQDPETADRGTPPPFPEAANALGGEPSAYLRQHAGNPVHWRPFGDAAFAFAAARDVPVFLSVGYAACHWCHVMARESFEDPDTADFLNANFVAVKVDREERPDVDAVYMAATQAISGEGGWPMSVFLLPDGRAFHAGTYYPPRPQPGRPSFHQVLEAVADAWRERRDTVEQNADALARGLAASQPRAAVRLDGVPEALDPSLPGDAVRALAGDEDPVYGGFGTAPKFPPSAVLEFLIRHAAVPVRAVSRQAGPSLAGEAETPAMARDLAGRTLAAMSRSALFDQLAGGFARYSVTRDWSVPHFEKMLYDNAQLLRVYVHWVRLGGTPGYPAAQAADVAGRTAGWLLASLGLGHAGSGPGAVPEALASSLDADTVVNGVHAEGGSYLWTPAALASVLGPADGAAVARLLNVHPRGTVTPEGSPLHPGQAFSADEAGLWQRVRPVLLAGRSRRPQPARDDKVVAGWNGLAVAALAEAGAVLGQPRLAAAAGRIANYLERVHWRPGADGQPGTLMRISHGGAARGIGGLLEDYAFCVEGLIALYAVSGRTRWYRLAEDILAAACARFTSDGTLKDTAVEPAQVANAHGGRASLELFDNATPSGAAAFAGALLSCAALSGSSEYRALAGNILSLLPPLATRAPRAAGWLLATAQAALAGPVEAAVVGPDTPERAALHRELLLSPSPGLVVALQDDARPDNARQDNDAAVPLLRGREAAPDGRPVVYLCRGMVCGLPLGSADEVRDRLATLAE from the coding sequence ATGCAGGACCCGGAAACCGCTGACCGCGGCACACCCCCGCCCTTCCCCGAGGCCGCCAATGCCCTGGGTGGAGAGCCCTCTGCCTACCTCCGGCAGCACGCCGGGAACCCCGTGCACTGGCGGCCCTTCGGCGACGCGGCGTTCGCTTTCGCCGCGGCCCGCGATGTGCCCGTCTTCCTTTCGGTCGGCTACGCGGCCTGCCACTGGTGCCACGTCATGGCCCGGGAATCCTTTGAAGACCCGGACACCGCGGACTTCCTGAACGCCAACTTCGTGGCCGTGAAGGTGGACCGCGAGGAGCGTCCCGACGTCGACGCCGTCTACATGGCCGCGACCCAGGCCATCAGCGGTGAAGGCGGCTGGCCGATGTCCGTCTTTCTGCTGCCCGATGGCCGGGCCTTCCACGCCGGCACCTACTACCCGCCCCGGCCGCAGCCGGGCCGGCCCTCCTTCCACCAGGTACTGGAAGCCGTGGCCGATGCGTGGCGGGAGCGCCGCGACACCGTGGAACAGAACGCCGACGCCCTGGCCCGCGGCCTCGCCGCTTCGCAACCGCGCGCCGCCGTGCGGCTGGACGGTGTGCCGGAGGCGCTCGACCCGTCCCTGCCCGGGGATGCCGTGCGGGCGCTGGCCGGCGACGAAGACCCCGTATACGGAGGCTTCGGCACCGCGCCGAAGTTCCCGCCGTCGGCCGTGCTGGAATTCCTGATCCGTCACGCCGCCGTTCCCGTCCGGGCTGTTTCCCGGCAGGCCGGGCCCTCGCTGGCCGGGGAGGCAGAGACCCCAGCCATGGCCCGGGACCTGGCGGGCCGGACCCTCGCCGCGATGTCCCGCTCGGCCCTGTTCGACCAGCTCGCCGGCGGCTTCGCCCGCTATTCCGTGACCCGCGACTGGTCCGTGCCGCACTTCGAGAAAATGCTCTACGACAACGCCCAGCTGCTGCGCGTCTACGTCCATTGGGTCCGGCTGGGCGGCACCCCCGGGTACCCCGCCGCGCAAGCCGCCGACGTCGCTGGCCGCACCGCCGGCTGGCTCCTCGCCTCACTGGGACTGGGGCACGCCGGTTCGGGCCCCGGAGCGGTGCCCGAGGCCCTGGCCTCGTCACTCGACGCCGATACTGTCGTGAACGGTGTCCACGCCGAGGGGGGCAGCTACCTGTGGACCCCGGCAGCCCTGGCCTCCGTGCTGGGACCCGCCGACGGCGCCGCCGTCGCCCGCCTCCTGAACGTCCACCCCCGCGGCACCGTCACCCCGGAGGGATCCCCCTTGCACCCCGGCCAGGCGTTCAGCGCCGACGAAGCGGGACTGTGGCAGCGGGTCCGGCCGGTGCTGCTCGCCGGGCGCTCCCGCCGGCCCCAGCCTGCCCGGGACGACAAGGTGGTGGCCGGCTGGAACGGGCTGGCGGTCGCGGCGCTGGCCGAGGCCGGCGCCGTGCTGGGACAACCCCGGCTGGCCGCCGCGGCCGGGAGGATTGCCAACTACCTGGAACGGGTGCACTGGCGTCCCGGTGCCGATGGCCAGCCCGGCACACTCATGCGGATCTCCCACGGCGGCGCCGCCCGGGGGATCGGCGGGCTCCTGGAGGACTACGCCTTCTGCGTCGAGGGCCTGATCGCGCTTTACGCCGTCTCCGGCCGGACACGCTGGTACCGGCTGGCCGAGGACATCCTGGCTGCAGCCTGCGCACGGTTCACCTCGGACGGCACGCTCAAGGACACCGCGGTGGAGCCTGCACAAGTCGCCAACGCCCACGGCGGACGCGCGTCGCTGGAGCTCTTCGACAATGCCACGCCGAGCGGCGCCGCCGCCTTCGCGGGCGCGCTGCTGTCCTGTGCGGCACTTTCAGGCTCCTCTGAATACCGGGCCCTCGCCGGCAACATCCTTTCGCTGCTGCCACCGCTGGCCACCCGCGCGCCGCGGGCGGCGGGCTGGCTCCTCGCGACGGCGCAGGCCGCGCTCGCCGGCCCGGTGGAGGCCGCCGTCGTCGGGCCGGACACGCCGGAACGGGCGGCACTGCACCGGGAGCTGCTGCTCTCGCCCAGCCCCGGGCTGGTGGTCGCCCTGCAGGACGACGCCAGGCCGGACAACGCCAGGCAGGACAACGACGCTGCCGTGCCCCTGTTGCGCGGCCGGGAGGCAGCGCCCGACGGAAGGCCTGTGGTCTATCTGTGCCGCGGGATGGTCTGCGGGCTTCCGCTGGGTTCTGCCGACGAGGTGCGGGACCGGCTGGCTACACTGGCGGAATGA
- the mca gene encoding mycothiol conjugate amidase Mca, producing MTASTSPSAPLRMLAVHAHPDDESSKGAATMAMYAASGVDVLVATCTDGSRGDIQNPAMEGVPHPKRDMAGARRLEMEHAAAVLGVRQRWLGFVDSGLPEGDPLPPLPAGSFATLPLERAAAPLVRLVRSFKPQVILSYDENGGYPHPDHIMAHRVAVEAFEAAGDPARYPGTGEAWAPSKLYYDRAFSPERFRALHFALEESGLQSPYAERIAAWLEADAEGHTPPASTHATTTQIECGDFFEARDDALRAHRTQVDPEGFFFAVSPAMQRRVWPWEDYSLIQSRVPADLPEKDFFAGLR from the coding sequence ATGACAGCGTCCACCAGCCCGTCAGCGCCGCTTCGGATGTTGGCTGTCCATGCTCATCCCGACGACGAATCCAGCAAGGGCGCCGCCACGATGGCCATGTACGCCGCATCAGGCGTCGACGTCCTGGTGGCCACGTGCACGGACGGCTCGCGCGGCGACATCCAGAACCCGGCGATGGAAGGCGTGCCGCACCCCAAACGCGACATGGCTGGAGCGCGCAGGCTCGAGATGGAGCACGCCGCCGCGGTACTGGGCGTCCGCCAGCGCTGGCTGGGCTTCGTGGATTCGGGGCTGCCCGAGGGCGACCCGCTGCCGCCGCTGCCGGCCGGCTCCTTCGCGACACTGCCGCTGGAACGGGCGGCCGCGCCGTTGGTCCGGCTGGTCCGCAGCTTCAAACCGCAGGTCATCCTGAGTTACGACGAGAACGGCGGCTACCCGCACCCGGACCACATCATGGCGCACCGCGTCGCCGTCGAGGCTTTCGAAGCCGCGGGGGACCCCGCCCGCTACCCGGGAACCGGCGAGGCCTGGGCGCCGAGCAAGCTCTACTACGACCGGGCCTTCAGCCCCGAACGGTTCCGGGCCCTGCATTTTGCGCTGGAGGAATCCGGGCTCCAGTCGCCCTACGCCGAGCGGATCGCCGCCTGGCTCGAAGCCGACGCGGAAGGCCACACCCCGCCGGCGTCGACCCACGCCACCACCACCCAGATCGAGTGCGGGGATTTCTTCGAAGCCCGCGATGACGCACTCCGTGCACACCGCACCCAGGTGGACCCGGAGGGCTTCTTCTTCGCCGTCTCGCCTGCGATGCAGCGCCGAGTCTGGCCGTGGGAGGACTACTCGCTGATCCAGTCCAGGGTCCCCGCCGACCTGCCTGAAAAGGACTTCTTCGCCGGGCTAAGATAG
- a CDS encoding DUF4307 domain-containing protein translates to MTSKDQPAAPASASPSLANRYGGQKRTLSRKAKRTALVVALAAGMGFMAWISTSNATESVTFKDIGYSTPDATLAEVDFQVTKEPATAAKCSVKALDSKFAVVGWKVVDITPNAADAGPDGGRTIAHRATVRTESQAVSGIVDSCWIPDAGK, encoded by the coding sequence GTGACTTCCAAGGATCAGCCTGCCGCGCCCGCATCGGCATCTCCCAGCCTAGCCAATCGTTACGGCGGTCAAAAGCGGACGCTGAGCCGCAAAGCCAAACGCACCGCACTGGTCGTTGCCCTTGCTGCCGGGATGGGCTTTATGGCTTGGATTTCAACGTCCAACGCGACGGAAAGCGTTACGTTCAAGGACATCGGCTACAGCACGCCGGACGCCACCCTGGCCGAGGTGGATTTCCAGGTCACCAAGGAGCCGGCCACTGCCGCCAAATGTTCCGTCAAGGCGCTGGATTCCAAGTTCGCCGTCGTCGGCTGGAAAGTCGTGGACATCACCCCCAACGCCGCCGACGCCGGCCCCGACGGCGGACGCACCATCGCACACCGGGCGACGGTGCGCACCGAGTCCCAGGCCGTGTCCGGCATCGTAGACAGTTGCTGGATCCCCGACGCCGGCAAGTAG
- the greA gene encoding transcription elongation factor GreA has product MSTTNSATAAWLTQEAFDRLKAELDHLSGPGRAEIVQKIEAARQEGDLKENGGYHAAKEEQGKIEARIRQLTALLRDAHVGESPADDGIVEPGMIVVAKIAGDEESFLLGSREIAGDSDLDVFSEKSPLGAAIVGHKEGDKLSYTAPNGKVITVEIISAKPYAG; this is encoded by the coding sequence GTGTCTACCACCAACAGCGCAACTGCAGCTTGGCTTACCCAGGAAGCTTTTGACCGCCTGAAGGCAGAGCTGGACCACCTCTCCGGCCCCGGCCGGGCGGAAATCGTCCAGAAAATCGAAGCCGCGCGCCAGGAAGGCGACCTCAAGGAAAACGGCGGCTACCACGCGGCCAAAGAGGAGCAGGGCAAGATCGAAGCCCGCATCCGCCAGCTGACCGCGCTGCTCCGGGACGCCCACGTGGGCGAATCCCCGGCGGACGACGGCATCGTCGAGCCCGGCATGATCGTCGTTGCCAAAATCGCCGGTGACGAGGAATCCTTCCTGCTCGGCTCACGCGAAATCGCGGGCGACTCGGACCTGGATGTCTTCAGCGAGAAGTCCCCCCTGGGCGCGGCCATCGTCGGCCACAAGGAGGGCGACAAGCTCAGCTACACCGCTCCGAACGGCAAGGTCATCACAGTGGAGATCATCTCCGCCAAGCCGTACGCCGGCTAA
- a CDS encoding rhomboid family intramembrane serine protease, whose product MLDSTRNGRPRAGETAAGRARTGLLVVGSFVLVLYVIEIINALMLHSLNGMFGLRPRSLDGVLDILTFPLLHANLAHLFSNTLPLIIFGFLVLLSGPRVFFTTLALSWLASGVVVWLIGGFNITVGASGLVFGLFAFLLVRGFFNRNWWQILLSVVLFLSYGGILFGVLPTVVGFVSWQAHLGGAIGGVLAALLLSAPRVGTQPSRP is encoded by the coding sequence ATGCTGGACTCCACCCGGAACGGCAGGCCACGAGCCGGCGAGACCGCGGCGGGGCGCGCCCGCACGGGACTGCTGGTGGTGGGGTCGTTCGTGCTGGTGCTGTACGTCATCGAGATCATCAACGCCCTCATGCTGCATTCGCTCAACGGCATGTTCGGCCTGCGCCCCCGCAGCCTCGACGGGGTCCTGGATATTCTGACGTTCCCGCTGCTGCACGCCAACCTGGCGCACTTGTTCTCCAACACGCTTCCGTTGATCATCTTCGGTTTCCTGGTGCTGCTGTCCGGCCCGCGGGTGTTCTTCACCACCCTGGCCCTGAGCTGGCTGGCCTCGGGGGTGGTGGTGTGGCTGATCGGCGGCTTCAACATCACCGTCGGGGCGTCCGGACTGGTCTTCGGGCTCTTCGCGTTCCTGCTGGTGCGGGGCTTCTTCAACCGCAACTGGTGGCAGATCCTGCTCTCCGTGGTGTTGTTCCTGAGCTACGGCGGGATTTTGTTCGGCGTCCTGCCCACTGTGGTGGGCTTCGTGTCGTGGCAGGCGCACCTCGGCGGCGCCATCGGTGGAGTGCTCGCCGCCCTGCTCCTGAGCGCGCCCCGGGTGGGGACCCAGCCCAGCAGGCCGTAA
- the ilvA gene encoding threonine ammonia-lyase: protein MNTLESLPVTLDDVLEAQKLLDGIITRTPVESSRALGAMVGGEVFLKCENLQRAGSFKVRGAYVRMAKLSAEEKRRGVVAASAGNHAQGVAVAAKSLGIKARIYMPLGVALPKLAATRSHGAEVVLHGHNVDEALAEAKRYADETGAVFVHPFDDVDVVAGQGTVGLEILEQVPYVDTILMGVGGGGLLAGVAVAVKARAKELGREIRIIGVQAENAAAYPPSLAADALVPLKRVSTMADGIAVGRPGQLPFSIIRELVDDVVTVSEDALARALIFLLERAKMVVEPAGAVGVAALMEGKIENPGTVAVVLSGGNIDPMLMLKVIQRGLSAAGRYMTVRMMLDDRPGSLATIARIIAENDANVTGLDHTRVGGSISMGDVSITVNLETKGHEHCEQVLAALRAEGFQPIVVH from the coding sequence GTGAACACCCTTGAGAGCCTGCCCGTCACGCTGGACGATGTCCTGGAGGCGCAGAAGCTGCTCGACGGGATTATTACGCGGACCCCGGTTGAATCCTCGCGTGCCCTGGGCGCCATGGTCGGCGGTGAGGTCTTCCTCAAATGCGAGAACCTGCAGCGGGCCGGTTCCTTCAAGGTCCGTGGCGCCTACGTCCGGATGGCCAAGCTCAGCGCCGAGGAAAAAAGGCGCGGCGTTGTGGCGGCCTCGGCCGGCAACCATGCCCAGGGGGTGGCCGTCGCGGCCAAGAGCCTGGGCATCAAAGCCCGCATCTACATGCCGCTGGGCGTCGCCCTGCCCAAACTCGCCGCGACCCGCAGCCACGGGGCCGAGGTGGTCCTGCACGGCCACAACGTCGACGAGGCCCTCGCTGAAGCGAAGCGCTACGCCGACGAGACCGGCGCCGTCTTCGTCCACCCCTTTGACGACGTCGACGTCGTCGCAGGCCAGGGCACCGTCGGGCTGGAAATCCTGGAACAGGTCCCGTACGTCGACACCATCCTGATGGGCGTCGGCGGCGGCGGGCTCCTGGCCGGAGTCGCCGTGGCCGTGAAAGCCAGGGCCAAGGAACTGGGCCGGGAGATCCGGATCATCGGCGTCCAGGCCGAAAACGCGGCCGCCTACCCGCCGTCGCTCGCCGCGGACGCCCTCGTGCCGCTCAAGCGCGTCTCCACGATGGCCGACGGCATCGCCGTCGGCCGGCCCGGCCAGTTGCCGTTCAGCATCATCCGGGAACTCGTCGACGACGTCGTCACCGTCAGCGAGGACGCCCTGGCCCGGGCGCTCATCTTCCTGCTGGAGCGCGCCAAGATGGTCGTCGAGCCCGCCGGCGCAGTGGGCGTCGCAGCCCTGATGGAGGGCAAGATCGAGAACCCGGGCACTGTCGCCGTGGTCCTGTCCGGCGGCAACATCGACCCGATGCTGATGCTCAAGGTCATCCAGCGAGGCCTCTCCGCCGCGGGCCGGTATATGACCGTTCGCATGATGCTGGACGACCGGCCCGGCTCGCTGGCCACCATCGCCCGGATCATCGCAGAGAACGACGCCAACGTGACGGGACTGGACCACACCCGGGTGGGCGGCTCGATCAGCATGGGCGACGTGTCCATCACCGTGAACCTGGAGACCAAAGGCCACGAGCACTGCGAGCAGGTCCTCGCGGCGCTCCGGGCCGAAGGCTTCCAGCCGATCGTGGTGCACTAG